In Macaca nemestrina isolate mMacNem1 chromosome 10, mMacNem.hap1, whole genome shotgun sequence, the genomic window ctaagattttttaaaaagataaaatgaatcaTGATTTGTTACTGAGACTCCcaaattaagaataaaagaaggactaaaaaaatttttttgaaaggatttttACTTAATACAGGCGATATTACATCTTTATCTCCTTTCAACTATGCCCCAAATTCTGGTTCTCACTGACACTTACATAATTATTCACTTGCTATTCATAGTACACACAACAACAGACCCAAAATAATTATGCCAGCATCTACTGTCAAGAGTATGATtacttaaaagtttattttttatttatttttttcattctttttgtctaTAGGTGTTCCCACTGGGCGATATAATCAgattactttttgttgttgttgttgttgtttgacctgaggtcttgctgtgctggccaggctgtagtgcagtgactgTTCACCAGTGTGATCATGgtgcactacagcctcgaactcctaggctcaagtgatccccccagcagttgtgactacaggcacacgccactgtgtccagctacaAATTACTGGGTTTTAAAGTTACTTTGAATGGTTTTTCctctgtgtgtttatttatttttttgagatggagattcgctcttgtcccctaggctggagtgcaatggtgcgatctcggctcactgcaacctccgcctcctaagttcaagcaattctcctgcctcagcctccctagtagctctgattacaggcaccttccaccacgcctggctaatttttgtatttgtagtgcagacagggtttcaccatgttggccatgctggtctcaaactcttgacctcaagtgatccgcctgccttagcctcccaaagtgctaggattacaggtgtgagccaccgcacccggctcctCTGTGTGTTTATATCATTAACTTGACTTActgttagttttgttttattttttcctttgaagttTAGGgattaatgcttttaaaatttaattttgcattATAGTTTTGTGAAGTATTTATATTATTCTGAagtcaaatttataaaacatattcagAGTCTAACTTCTTTCTTTGTCCCCCCTCGTTTCTCCTTTCCCTTTAGCGGTGCCCAGTTTTAAAATCTGTTggttatgtttccatttgtttggatgagtaaatatgtatttgtatatatgtgtgtgtatatatatctgtgtgtatctgtgtatatatgtgtgtatatatatatctgtgtgtatctgtgtatatatgtgtgcatatatgtgtatatatatgtgtgtatctgtatatatatgtgtgcatatatgtatatatacatctgtgtgtatctgtgtatatgtgtgcatatatgtgtatatatatgtgtatatatgtgtgcatatatgtatatatatctgtgtgtatctgtgtatatgtgtgcatatatgtgtatatatatctgtgtatatctgtatatatgtgtgcatatatatctgtgtgtatctgtgtatatatgtgtatatatatctgtgtatatatgtgtatatatgtgtgcatatatgtgtatatgtatctgtgtgtatctgtgtatatatgtgtgcatatatgtgtatatatatctgtgtgtatctACATATACATGCTTCTCAAGAGCAGTAATAATTTCCTCTTGACGGGgttgggtgcagtagctcacacctgtaatgccaacactttgggatgccaaggcaggtggatcacttgagctcatgagttcgagaccagcctgggcaacatggcaaaatcccgtctgtacaaaaaatacaaaaattagcttgatgtggtggcacacgcctgtaatcctagctactcaggaggctgaggtgggaggattgcttgagcctgggaggctgaggttgccatgagccgagattgtgcccctgcactgcagcccgggtgatagagccagaccttgtctcaaaaaacaatttcCTATTGAGGGATTGTCTCTTTAGTAGATTGCTTTAAAAGGTCACTTGTTCATTAGCTTAAGTTTTATAAAGGTACTtgaaagataagaaataaaaggaatttgaAGTTAGActtgaaacattttcatttttaaatttggaaagtAATTATTTCCTATTTGTTCCTAGCTATTGAACAAAGTTTTGATCAGGATGAGAGTGGGAACCGGACTTCAGTGGATCTTCGGATACGAAGAACCCAGGTTTGGTATCAGCCTCATTTAGATGGAAGTAATGCCGCAGAATAAgtgtttttactttcttcttgcAGACTCTGAATAATTTCATCTTTACTGTCATGCTTATCCTCACAGTATTTCTGCacaaaaataatacagtattataaaacaaaagtatctgagacagaggtttattttgccaaagctGAGGACACActtggaaaaaagaaatacaaattaggGTAGGATCTGTGGTTTGTGCCTTTCCCGAAGAGGGTTTTGAGGACTTtgatatttaaaggggaaagggcaggcaggagaggaaggaggaaagggggaaaaaagagagaaaaagcgGGGGTAGGCAGCGAGGTGGCCACGTTGTTGTGAGGCTTTGGTCAGTGCTCACTGCGTTCACATTTCACATGTGGGAAGAGAGGAGTAGGGGTTGATTCTGCACTCCTCCCGTGCCTCCTACCTGGGCCAATGTGAGCCTGAGTTGAGGGAGGAGCTATCCATGCATTTCTCAGGGTGGGCCGAGGGTGACTTGTAGTCTTGTCTTTGTCCTGTACCAGTGAAGATAAGCGGCTGACGGACATTGTCAGGGTGAGATTCAGCAGAACTCTGTTTTAGAGCTAGTTTTTGGGGGGATATGGATTCTGAAAGAGTCGGGGACCCACGAGGAATTTCCTTGTGAACACTTTGTGCGGGAGGCCGCTGGGGAGGTGTGCGGCCTTCTGTCCCTGCAGCCATCTGtttgggaagaggagggagggcagTGTTTTGTATGACTTAGTTCCCAAGCTTAACTGTCCCTTTGGGGTAGTGAGTGTGAGGTCCTgcgattttattttcctttcacagtattTGTAGAACATCTCTTTATTGTGAAGAAAAATCTATTCAGTCTATCAACAGAGTTCTATTCCGAAGAGCAGGGATTATCCCAATGATTTGAGTGTTTGTGGTCAGGCCGCCACGTTTCAGTGGTTTGTGGTGCAGCCCAGAGGAAGACAGAGCCCTGAGGCCTCGTGGGCACGAGGCGATGAAGCACGTGGACTCTGGGGTCCACCTGCCTGGGTCCCAGCGGTGATCCATGTTTATCAGAAAAGCCTGTGACCTTGGGCTAATGACCTCAAAGTCGTGGTTTTCTTTAAGAGGGATGTGACTGGCATAATAGGGCTCTTGTGAAAATTAGGTAAGATGATGCATGCAAAGTTCTTAGCACAGATGCTATCATGGGGACTTTGCCACTGTCATTTTCCATTTGCAGGAACAGAAGAACATGTAGTTTGAGTTTCCAAAATGCATGTCTTGCATGTCACTTTCAGTGGAAGGCATGGCCCTCAGATACGAATGTAGTTTTCCTGTGTTGTTAGCATTCGGTGCTGTCTCGGAAGTTTGTGGAAGCCATGGCGGAGTACAATGAGGCACAGACTCTGTTTCGGGAGCGGAGCAAGGGCCGCATCCAGCGCCAGCTGGAGATAAGTGAGTAATGGAGACTCCGTCTTTgttaaaatcatgtttttctcCCTTAGGGTCTCACTTCAAATGACTTTAACTTCAGAAAAGGAACTCCATGTCTATTTTCACCAATACTGTAAAACCCAAAGACCACTTGTAGCTCCCTGTGCCGTGAGCTGGGCAAACCTGTTCTTCAGGAAGTCCTAAGCGGTGGGGTTTACCTTGCTCGTTGCCATTCCTTTTAGAGTTTCAGGGAGATTGGGAGAGTGTTCAGTCATTTCCTCTTCGAGTGTTTCTGTGTCCTCAGTCCCATCCTGCCCTGGTTCGGAGGCATCTTCGTGGCTCCCCACAGCTCTCCTTGTCCGTGAGCAGAGGCAGCAGCCCTACTACCCCAGACTCTTTTCAAGGGTGTCTGTGGGGACCATTGGCCATGGCAGTGGACATGGTGCCTTCTTCGGGGACAGACGGGTCTGTTTCGGGGATAAAGGTTGGTCAGGTTTGCAGACTCCCCATTGTGAAAGATTGGGGTTCCCAAGCTCAGGTCCTTCAGACACACAGACCCACTGTGAGGATGTCCCACTGTGGCTGCTCTCCGTCTCCCCATGAGACTGGGGGCTGTGGACAGCTGCTCATGAGCCTCAGGTTGCCTGCTGTGCTGTGAGTAGGAAAGCCCTTTGTCCCTGACCTGGGGCCTTGGACCTTCTGCCGGCCTCCCCGGAGTCCTGGCAGGCCAGCCTGTCAGCTCGCAGGTCAGATGAAGCCTCAGGCCCATCCCGGCTCCCAACGCTGCACGTCCCCCTCGGAGAATGTTGTCATACACCCGCCAGGCTGCAGGCTGCTTGACCTTGTCCCCCAGCTCAGCGAGGCTCCTCATGTTTTAGATGCTCTTTTCCAGTGTGTTTGGTTTTGGTCAGTTTCTCTTCCTTGTGTGATGTGCCTTTGACCTCCCCCAGTGCATGTTTCACCTGAGACGCTGTGGTTTCTGCTGCTAGTTCTGCTGGGTGTTTTCCATGGCTCCCGTGTTGCTCCCACTGCACACCTGGGACGCTGAGACGCTGTGGTTTCTGCTGCTAGTTCTGCTGGGTGTTTTCCGTGGCTCCCGTGTTGCTCCCACTGCACACCTGGGACGCTGAGACGCTGTGGTTTCTGCTGCTGGTTCTGCTGGGTGTTTTCCGTGGCTCCCGTGTTGCTCCCACTGCACACCTGGGACGCACTTGCAGTAACTTGTCACCTCTTTGTCTGCCAACTCCAGTGTCCTGTCTGCTCTGGTTGgttgatttccttcctttctgtggcttgtgttttcctgcttctttgcaaGCCTGGTAAATTTCGAGtgtgtgccagacattgtgaatGTTACTTTGTTGGGTGGTGGGTATTTCTGTATTTTGAGTGTTTTTGTAAATCTCCTTGGCCTTTGTTTTAGAATGTAGTTAAATCACATGAGCATGGTTTATCCTTTGGGATCTTGTGTTTAAAGGAAGCAGAGCAGCTTTATTTGCAGGCCTGTCGTTCATTACTCCTGACGCAAGACCCTTCTGAGTACCTGCTCTGATGGCTGCGAACCTCATGGCACCCTCATCTGCCTGGCAGCGTGTTCCGTCTGGCACGCCAGTCAGCCCTCCAGTGAGCATGCGGGGTCTGTGCAGCTCGCTCTCTGCATCTCTCTCACCTCTCGTACTCCATCTTGCAAATCCGGTTGCCTTGGTCTCCCCTGAGCTCTGTGCCTTTGTCTGGGGACCTCCGGGCTCCCCTGGGCCCTGTCTGCTCTGTGGCTTACACAAGAATTCCACCTGGGGGCAGCGGCAGGCTCGCCTGGCTTGTTTCCATCTGTGGGGAATCTGTGTGTGGCCTGACGCTTAGGGTCTTGAAATCATTGTTTTGTAGATTTTGgtgggtttgttgttgttatttcaagTGGCAGGGAAAAGACGGTCCCTGTTGCTCCATCCTGGCAGAAATGCTCCATCATGATGTCGACTAGACTGCTTTTCTGTGAAAAGTTTTTACAAACCGCTTTGACTTCAGGGATCTGTTAGTCCTTTTTAAAGTGAACGTCATCATTACAGGCAGCTGGTTGCACTGTGAGGATTTGCGCTCTGGGACTCTGTGGTGAGCACTTCCTAGCACGGTGTCCCCCAGCCTGGGGTTGAAGGCCCCGCGCCGTCTCTCCTGCAGGTCCATCCTGTCTTCACTCCCCGTGAATCCCGTAGCGTGATCAGATCacctgtctcttctctctttcccacATTATTCTATCTTAGCCCACAGAATTTCATTTCGAGTTTCTTCTCTTGCAATCGTGCTCTGTTGAATGCAGTACTGTTTGTGAACGTGTCTTATAAGCAATGAAGTATCATAGACATGCTGGGAGTTTTTTTTAGTAATTCTTTTAAGTCTGTTAAATTCTAAACCCTCCATGTGGCTATTCCGAAGTGAGCAGATCTATGCAAACTCACCCCCAAAGGCTGAGCGAGCAgagaggccaaagaaagaggcTAACAAATCCAGTGTCTCGGAAGGAAACACTGAATAGGGACGTACGAACACAAGCCCCCAAGAGACAGAGATGGTGGATCCCCACAGCCGCCTGCCCTCCAGAAAGCGTTCTTTATAAAGCAGGCTTTCAGGGTAGAACGCGTGCAGCCAGCCCTGTCTTCAGACTTGCTTGACGAGACTTGCGACCACTGGTCAGGCTGGGTGAGCATCTTGATGAGAGGTTGCCTGCGCCACAGGCATTGTCTTCAGACCTCGTTGCAGAACAGCTTGGCATGCACGAGTCAAACATCGGTCGTCACGGCAGTTTTCCTTCAGGATGGCGTCACTCTGGCCACACAGCGGTGGTCTTCTCCAAATCCTTGCACCTAGAACCATTTTTTCGaaaccctttctttcttccttcagtcAGCCCTGTCGTCAGGCAGGCTTCTTACCTTGTATCACAGGATATCTttccctgtgctgtgtgctttatttcttcaaatggCAAGTGAGTTTCTTCTTGTACCAGGGCATGTTAGACAGGCCCACAGTGCTTTCTCTGGAATGGTTGGGGCTGTGTGTGTTTCAGAGTTCAGAATGGTTCAGATTTTAGGAAGACAGTACGATGTATAAGAGGTGTATTATGTACTCCCCAGGTGGGGTCTAGGATGGCAGCCTGTAATCAGGCACATTCACAGAGCTCTCCAGAGAAAGGTGAGTATTCACAGTAAGTGGGATGAGTTAAGATTATAAATAGCCATGACTCAGTTTAGGTCAGATTTTGCCGCTCATTGAATATTGACATCAAGCTTAAGAGAAAACCCAGGTTTCATAATGTTTTGGATTTCAGCATTCCGGAGAAGGAATTAGGAACGTACGCTGCGTTTCCCATGCCATGACCCCAGGCTGTTTCTCAGACTTAGCGGTCAGCCAGTGGGAAGAGCTTTGTGAACATGAGACGTGAACTGTAACttttaggttgttttttttttttttttttttttgagagtctcactctgtcacccaggctggagtgcaatgttgtagTAACCATTTATTGTGGCCTcccagggatcctcccacctcagcctctcgagcggGACCACGGAAGCACACCACCGTACCCggctaatttcattttttgtagagatgaggttttcactatgttgcccaagctgaaatTTCTAGTTTTGAtgattatattttacattatttaaaacacttttcctgtttttaaaaaagcaaagcaaaactgAGAGAATCTCCTTATTGAGCTATtttgaatagattttaaaattttattttattttatgttttgtagagatggggtcttgctatgttgtccaggctagtctcaaactcctagcctcaagcaatccttccaccttggtctcccaaagcactgggattatacaTGTAAACCACCATGTTTGCCcttatatagatttttaaatgattgagaATTACCTCCAAAAAACAGTGTAAGTAAACAAATTTTGCAGTTTTCTAACTTTAAACTTTTTTCATTAAATGACATCTCAACCACTTTATTTAGAAGTAAATCTCTTAATATGTGAATGATATTTGGGGCATACAattaattcagtggtttttggtatatttccacacacaatcaattttagaacacttttatCACACCAAAAGGAAATTTCACACCCACCACCAGTCACTCTGCATTTCCTCTTCTCCTAGCCCAAGGCAACTGCATTCTACTTTTTAGTCCTGCACATTTTCCATTTTGGATGTTTCGTGTAAACGGAATGATACACTGTGTGTTCTTCTGTGGCTGACTTCTTTCCTGTAACACAGTTTTTGCAAGGTTTCACCATGGGGTGGgtgggatgtggtggctcacatctatactaatcccaacaccttggttGGGAATccagggtgggaggattacttgaggccaggagttcaagaccagctcgacaacatagcaagaccccgtctgtaaaaaaataaaataaaataaaataaaaaataaactaggcatggggtgtgtgcctataatctcagtcgctcgggaggctggggcaggaggattgcttgagcctaggaggtcaaggcagcagtgagctgagattacaccactacactccagtctgggtgacagagtaagacccaggctgggtacggtggcttacgcctgtaatcccagcactttgggaggctgaggtgggcagatcacttgaggtcaggagttcgagaccagcctggccaaaatggtgaaaccccacctgtaccaaaaaatacaaaaattagctgggcgtggtggcgcacccaTGTAGTCCCCgccactcaggagtctgaggcatgagaattgcttgaacccaggaggaagaggttgcagtgagctgtgattgtgcccctgcactccagcctgggcgacagagtgagaccctgtctcaaaaaacaaaacaacaaaccccCAAAGCATcctttctttttgtggctgaattgTGCGTCAGCGTGTGGCTAGACCGCAGTTTGCTCCCACAGGCATCGGGGGACAGACGTTTgcattgtttccactttttggcaattatgaataatgctgcttctTAGATGACATTTGAATTATTatgacatttattcattttcttttgttttctgtggcACAAACTATGAAAAATAGTAATTAACAGTTAGGTTTCCAAAAACCTGTGTACATGTTTCTTAGAAGTCATTACACATttgcgcggtggctcatgcctgtaatcccagcactttgggaggccgaggcgggcggatcatgaagtcaggagttcaagaccatcctggccaacatggtgaaaccctgtctctactaaaaatacaaaaattagctgggcatagtggcgcgtgcctgtaatcccagctacccaggagactgaggtaggattATTGCTTGTAccgggacctgggaggcagaggttgcagtgagccaaggtcacgccactgcactccagcctgggctacagagcaagccTCCCTCTCAGAACACGGAAAGTGTTCGGGCTTCTGACTCTCATCACATAGACTTTATTGACCCCCATTTAATACACGCTACATTCAGCTTAACCCCCTTTTACATGAGGCAGAGTTAAACTCTTCGGGAAACCAGTGTGCCAAAACGTTGTTTACCGATTTCCTTTCTGCAGTTGTTTCTCactaatattaaaatgaaattgtgTTGTTCGTAACATAAAGTTTTTTGGAGTGTTTTTAGTTCTTCCTGCGTCTCAATCTTAGGTTCATTTCTCATTGTCAATATCTGCTTAAGAAAaggttgaaaaaaattattgaaaaatgcTAACAACTACGACTGTAGTTGCTAACTTATGGTTGCAAACGGCCTTGTTTTTAAATTGTGCTGCATTCTGAGTGGGGCTGTGGTTGCGGGTCTTTCAGCTGGGAGAACCACCACAGATGACGAGCTGGAAGAGATGCTGGAGAGCGGGAAGCCGTCCATCTTCATTTCCGACGTGAGTGGGGGCACGGCCCTGTGGCTCCATATCCTCTTCTGTAGACAGAGCTTTCTAAAAACCCTTTAACTCCCAAACCCATCGTCAGTTTAttaatattctcttttatttttgtttttccaagattATATCAGATTCACAAATTACTAGACAAGCTCTCAATGAAATCGAGTCACGTCACAAGGACATCATGAAGCTGGAGACCAGCATCAGAGAGTTGCATGAGATGTTCATGGACATGGCTATGTTTGTGGAGACTCAGGTAGTTACAGACTCTTGCATTCTCCAAGAGAGATGCAGTCATGTGTAAGATCTTACTGCATCCCACTCTATCTAGTGGATGTATCTAGGAAAGCTGTTATTTTGAATCCACCAAATTCAAGTTAATTGCAGTGTTATGTGTGATGCTGAAATGCTGGAAGCAGCTTTGACAGTCGAAGTGTTAACAGGAAGGGACTGGTCCAGTGAATTAAATTATGGAGCGTTCGTAGGTCAGCCTTTTAGGCAACCACAGGCAACCTCAACTTTGTTCATGGAGAATTCTCATTGAAATATACAGAGATGTGTGCTAGAATTAGGAGAAAAGGGAGATACAAAGATCTTCTTTGTATGTCCGTGCATATGTATGAATACATAAATGCAAGCATGTGGCATGAGCTCAGCTCCATAAAACAGTATTCACAGAAGGAAAGGCGTATATCAAACAGCGTATTGGCAGTGAGACTATGGGAATTTTAATCTTCTCTAAAAGTACTTATTTTCAGATTGTCTGCAAGGAGCATATATTACAGTAATAACTAGGAGAAATGTCTGAAAGAATCAACCCCAAGTGGGGATACAATCTATGACACAGGTAAAAGCTCGTGCCTGTTACACGGGGTTTCCCATCTGCCCAGTAACACAGACAGGGAGTGACAGCAGGAGTGGAAGGGCCCTTCTGAGTGAACTGAAGAGTTAATGCAAttcttaaaaaatggaaaactcctttgggaggttgaggtgggaggattgtttatgcccatgagttcaaggctgtggtgagctatggtcacgccactacactccagcgtgggtgacagactgagaccctgtctccaaaaaaaaaaaaaaaaattgtatatatgtatgtatgtatgtaactCCGTGTAAAGTACGGGATGGATCACAGTTCACATGCTCCGTGATGTGCATGGGGATGTTCACACTCGCTCTTTGCCTTTGAATAAGGTCCTCTCCCTATTTTTCAAACACCATGGAGATAGGACTCTGTTGCTGGTTAGGATTCAGCTGACCACCAGGTGAAGCGGAAGCATTTATATCGAACCATCCTAAGAAAATGGTTTCCTCACTCCTCCTGAGGCTGGTTTCAGGATCTGTTTTGGCTGCAGTCGTCCCCTAAATAGGTTCACATCTGATGGGCTT contains:
- the LOC105490531 gene encoding syntaxin-2 isoform X6 is translated as MRDRLPDLTACRKNDDGDTVVVVEKDHFMEDFFHQVEEIRNSIDKITQYVEEVKKNHSIILSAPNPEGKIKEELEDLNKEIKKTANKIRAKLKAIEQSFDQDESGNRTSVDLRIRRTQHSVLSRKFVEAMAEYNEAQTLFRERSKGRIQRQLEITGRTTTDDELEEMLESGKPSIFISDIISDSQITRQALNEIESRHKDIMKLETSIRELHEMFMDMAMFVETQVVSVDRKPG